A genome region from Oryctolagus cuniculus chromosome 20, mOryCun1.1, whole genome shotgun sequence includes the following:
- the GSC gene encoding homeobox protein goosecoid (The RefSeq protein has 1 substitution compared to this genomic sequence), protein MPASMFSIDNILAARPRCKDSVLPVAPSAAAPVVFPPLHGDSLYGAGGGGGGGASSDYGAFYPRPVAPGGAGLPAAVGGSRLGYSNYFYGQLHVQAAPVGPACCGAVPPLGAQQCSCVPTPPGYEGPGSVLVSPVPHQMLPYMNVGTLSRTELQLLNQLHCRRKRRHRTIFTDEQLEALENLFQETKYPDVGTREQLARKVHLREEKVEVWFKNRRAKWRRQKRSSSSESENAEKWNQASSKASPEKREEEGKSDVDSDS, encoded by the exons ATGCCCGCCAGCATGTTCAGCATCGACAACATCCTGGCCGCCCGGCCGCGCTGCAAGGACTCGGTGCTGCCGGTGGCGCCTAGCGCCGCGGCTCCGGTCGTCTTCCCGGCCCTGCACGGGGACTCGCTCTacggcgccggcggcggcggcggcggcggcgcctccTCGGACTACGGCGCCTTCTACCCGCGGCCCGTGGCCCCCGGCGGCGCGGGCCTCCCGGCCGCGGTCGGCGGCTCCCGCCTCGGCTACAGCAACTACTTCTACGGGCAGCTGCACGTGCAGGCGGCGCCCGTGGGCCCGGCCTGCTGCGGGGCCGTGCCGCCGCTGGGCGCCCAGCAGTGCTCCTGCGTCCCGACGCCGCCAG GCTACGAGGGCCCGGGCTCCGTGCTGGTGTCCCCGGTGCCGCACCAGATGCTCCCCTACATGAACGTAGGCACGCTGTCGCGCACCGAGCTGCAGCTGCTCAACCAGCTGCACTGCCGGCGGAAGCGGCGGCACCGCACCATCTTCACCGACGAGCAGCTCGAAGCGCTCGAGAACCTCTTCCAGGAGACCAAGTACCCAGACGTGGGCACGCGCGAGCAGCTGGCCCGGAAGGTGCACCTCCGCGAGGAGAAGGTGGAG GTCTGGTTTAAGAACCGCCGCGCCAAGTGGAGGCGGCAGAAGCGGTCGTCGTCGTCGGAGTCGGAAAACGCCGAGAAGTGGAACCAGGCTTCGTCCAAGGCGTCGCccgagaagagggaagaggaaggtaAAAGCGACGTGGACTCGGACAGCTGA